TGGTGATGGCATCCCGCTCGACGATCAGGCAGATCCCGGTGCCCAGGCGAAGCCGCCTGGTCGCCATCGCCGCAGCGGTGAGCGCCACGAAGGGATCGTAGCTGTGCCAGTACTCTCTGGGCAGGTTGGGCCCACCCGGCCACGGGCTCCGGCGGCTGGCCGGGATGTGCGTGTGCTCGGGCACCCACAACGATTCGAACCCGCGCTCTTCGAGCGCCCGGCCGAGCTCGTCGGGCCGGATCGCGTAGTCCGTGGGGAACATCACCGCGCCGAAATCCATGGGCACCTCCTCGAGCTTGCTCCGGTGGTCGGTCACTTGCGCCCGCCGCCGAGGCCGGCAGCGCGGAGGCGAGGAAAGACGACGTCGCGAAACGCAGCGAGCTCCCGCACGGGCAGGGCGAAGGTCTCGAGCGGCATGAGGTACAGGTCGCGGATGCCGAGCTTCGTCATCGCGATGACCCGCTCCGCACAGTCCTCGGGCCTGCCGATGAGACCCAGGGCGTCGCAGAGCTGGGCCACCACCTCGTCGGGGACGAACGCGGTCGCGGCGATTGCGGCCTCCCAGTCGTGGGCGTGCGAGAGGTCCGGATAGATCGTGCGGACGGCGTCGGGAATCTCGAGCTTGGGCAGCCGCAACGCCGCCGGCTCCAGCCAGTAGCCGCCCCAGCGCAGGATCCCCCAGTGAACTGCGGTCGGCCGGGCCAGGCGACGAGCCTCCTCGGTGGTCCTAGCCGTGGCGGTGCGCAAGGCCCAGATGAGCTCGAGGTCCTCGATGCGACGCCCCGCGCGGCGGGCCCCCCGCTGCAGGTGCTCGAGCGCTCGCTCCACGATGCCCCGGTTGCACCCGACCAGCAGGAGAACGCCATCGGCGATCTCGGCCGCCACCTCGATGGCCTTGGGACCCGACGCGGCCATCAGCAGCGGGATGCTGGCCCCGGCGGCATAGCCCAGCCTGCCCGGAGTGCCGTCGAAGTCCACGGTTTCCCCGGCCAGCAGCGCGCGTACCGTCCGGAAACACGCCCGCATCTCGTCGAGGCTAGCCGGTCGCCGCCCGATGGTGCTGGCGGACGTGTAGCCGGTGCCGAGCACGAGCTTTACCCGGCCGGGCGCCAGCTCCTCGACGGTCCGGATGGCGCCGGCCAGCACCGAGGCGTGACGCGTGAACGGATTGGTGACGGCGGGAAACAGGGTCAGCCGCGACGTACGGGCGGCCGCCTGCCCGAGGATCACGAAGGTGTCGCGGGACAGGAGCTGGCTGTCCAGGATACCCGCACCGTCGAACCCTGCGGCCTCGATGTCCTCAATGAGGCCCATCAGGCGGGGAACCGGCGCTGTGCCGGGAACCCGCAGATGAACACGCACAGCCT
This is a stretch of genomic DNA from Candidatus Methylomirabilota bacterium. It encodes these proteins:
- a CDS encoding LLM class flavin-dependent oxidoreductase — encoded protein: MSEAVRVHLRVPGTAPVPRLMGLIEDIEAAGFDGAGILDSQLLSRDTFVILGQAAARTSRLTLFPAVTNPFTRHASVLAGAIRTVEELAPGRVKLVLGTGYTSASTIGRRPASLDEMRACFRTVRALLAGETVDFDGTPGRLGYAAGASIPLLMAASGPKAIEVAAEIADGVLLLVGCNRGIVERALEHLQRGARRAGRRIEDLELIWALRTATARTTEEARRLARPTAVHWGILRWGGYWLEPAALRLPKLEIPDAVRTIYPDLSHAHDWEAAIAATAFVPDEVVAQLCDALGLIGRPEDCAERVIAMTKLGIRDLYLMPLETFALPVRELAAFRDVVFPRLRAAGLGGGRK